One window from the genome of Candidatus Woesearchaeota archaeon encodes:
- a CDS encoding PHP domain-containing protein — translation MNRVVTPFEPDLATLRKEYTLVDMHVHTAYSHDCATKPEAIAKKLRELNIGAAITDHNVIGGAMELSTHDDLFIIPGIEVTSKERKDLLIYFNTPRALEHFYQTIIAPNLKRQERALFSTTKLPLTTIIDEARQYDCLISIPHPFATRPKNAHAYFSQLNNQDALASIDAIEVLNQTQSVKANLASLGWAVQEGKVCTGGSDAHVLSWLGKAVTATKGTTPSAFLEAIKEGNAFIFGKQASPTKRFSNLPTIFTQKANTLLKGARRRQH, via the coding sequence ATGAACAGAGTTGTCACCCCCTTCGAACCCGACCTTGCAACACTAAGGAAAGAATACACGCTCGTGGACATGCACGTCCACACGGCATACTCGCACGACTGCGCAACGAAACCAGAGGCTATTGCAAAAAAGCTCCGCGAACTAAACATCGGAGCCGCCATCACCGACCACAACGTCATAGGCGGCGCAATGGAACTGTCCACCCACGACGACCTCTTCATCATACCCGGCATTGAAGTCACCAGCAAAGAACGAAAAGACCTCCTCATCTACTTCAACACCCCCCGGGCACTCGAACACTTCTACCAAACAATCATCGCGCCGAACCTCAAGCGGCAAGAGCGCGCCTTGTTTTCCACAACCAAACTCCCCCTCACAACAATTATCGACGAAGCCAGACAGTACGACTGTCTCATAAGCATCCCCCACCCCTTCGCCACCCGCCCAAAAAACGCTCATGCTTATTTCTCACAGCTCAACAACCAAGACGCCCTGGCAAGCATAGACGCTATTGAAGTTCTCAACCAAACCCAATCCGTCAAAGCAAATCTGGCCTCGCTTGGCTGGGCAGTGCAGGAAGGAAAAGTTTGCACGGGAGGAAGCGACGCCCACGTCCTCTCTTGGCTTGGAAAGGCCGTGACCGCGACGAAAGGAACGACACCAAGCGCGTTCCTTGAAGCAATTAAGGAAGGAAACGCATTCATCTTCGGAAAGCAAGCATCCCCAACCAAGCGCTTCAGCAATCTTCCCACCATCTTCACACAAAAAGCAAACACCCTCCTCAAAGGAGCTCGCAGGCGGCAACATTGA
- the gatE gene encoding Glu-tRNA(Gln) amidotransferase GatDE subunit E yields MTTNNQIANRKSINYEAVNFRCGIEIHQQLEGKKLFCPCPTIIRKDEPHFTIVRRLRASAGESGAVDAAASFEQAKQKTFLYQGYQDTTCLVELDEEPIHPINREVLITALQVAKLLSCTIIPSLQVMRKVVVDGSNVSGFQRTILVGVNGTLNVDGATITIPTVCLEEEACQVVERTKEQDTYNLSRLGIPLIEIATGPDITSPEQCQIVAAKLGMILRSTGACKRGIGSIRQDINVSTKNHPRVEIKGFQDLRSIPAILAFEIQRQQDAVAKKENLASHVRKAEPDMTTSYLRPMPGADRMYPETDHPPIEVNHDDVLIPRLLDDIAEELKTKYGIPPDLVKDIINKNLPFEEYVKTYNAVDPKLIAAIIVKNPKELRRKLGLEYNVHRHAPALLSRLQSRTITPSSVMEIQERQARGEAIHWSLYEPISEAAIEGTVKRVMQENPNAPIGALMGIIMKELRGKADGKTVMELLKKHKT; encoded by the coding sequence ATGACTACAAACAACCAGATCGCCAACCGCAAATCCATCAACTACGAAGCGGTCAATTTCCGCTGCGGCATTGAAATCCACCAGCAACTAGAAGGAAAAAAACTCTTCTGCCCTTGCCCTACCATCATTCGCAAAGATGAGCCACACTTCACCATCGTCAGGCGGCTGCGCGCCTCCGCAGGAGAGAGCGGCGCTGTAGATGCCGCAGCGAGCTTTGAACAGGCAAAGCAAAAAACATTTCTCTACCAAGGATACCAAGACACCACCTGCCTCGTTGAACTTGATGAAGAACCCATACACCCCATCAACAGAGAAGTGCTCATCACAGCCCTCCAAGTTGCAAAACTCCTCTCCTGCACCATCATTCCGTCTCTGCAAGTCATGCGCAAGGTTGTCGTCGACGGCAGTAACGTCTCAGGATTTCAACGAACAATACTTGTCGGGGTCAATGGCACGCTCAACGTAGACGGCGCAACAATCACCATCCCGACCGTCTGTCTTGAAGAGGAAGCCTGCCAAGTAGTAGAGCGAACCAAGGAGCAAGACACGTACAATCTCTCCCGCCTCGGCATCCCCCTCATTGAAATCGCAACCGGGCCGGACATCACCTCGCCCGAACAATGCCAAATTGTTGCTGCAAAGCTCGGCATGATTCTGCGCAGCACAGGAGCGTGCAAACGCGGCATTGGAAGCATTCGCCAAGACATCAACGTCAGCACAAAAAACCACCCCCGTGTTGAAATAAAAGGCTTCCAAGACCTGCGCAGCATCCCGGCCATCCTTGCCTTCGAAATACAAAGACAGCAAGACGCAGTTGCAAAGAAAGAAAACCTCGCCTCCCACGTTCGTAAAGCAGAACCAGACATGACTACCTCCTACTTACGGCCCATGCCGGGAGCGGACAGGATGTACCCCGAAACAGACCACCCCCCCATCGAAGTCAACCACGATGACGTGCTCATCCCCCGACTCCTCGACGACATCGCAGAAGAACTCAAAACAAAATACGGCATCCCCCCCGACCTCGTCAAAGACATTATCAACAAGAACCTGCCCTTTGAAGAGTACGTCAAAACCTACAACGCTGTCGACCCCAAGCTCATCGCTGCCATCATCGTGAAAAACCCGAAGGAACTGCGCCGAAAGCTGGGCCTCGAATACAACGTTCACCGCCACGCTCCCGCACTCCTCTCACGCCTTCAATCAAGAACCATTACACCAAGCAGCGTCATGGAAATTCAAGAGCGCCAAGCCAGAGGAGAAGCAATTCATTGGTCATTGTACGAGCCCATCAGCGAAGCAGCCATTGAAGGCACGGTCAAACGAGTCATGCAAGAAAATCCCAACGCGCCCATCGGGGCACTCATGGGCATTATCATGAAAGAACTCAGAGGGAAAGCTGACGGCAAAACCGTCATGGAACTCCTCAAAAAGCACAAAACATAA
- a CDS encoding FAD-dependent oxidoreductase, translating into MTAAVFECSIERVEQVGDEVKLFFLTKPEGFSFTPGQFCILSFDESFAESRAYSLASIPSDAFLLFGVKRHGEFSSRLHAMKEGARLFVKGPFGTYTLKRAKTKDLAFLAGGVGVTPFLGMIRQALEEGREGRLLLIYSVRTPHEIVQKEMIDSLAKKGAEDGQGPFRVVYVFTREAPSGEPVGRLDIDRLREVVSGFTLAETSFFVCGPKPFIASCKEMLSTLGTPPEHIIIESWG; encoded by the coding sequence ATGACTGCTGCGGTGTTTGAGTGTAGTATTGAGCGAGTGGAGCAGGTCGGGGACGAAGTGAAGCTGTTCTTCTTGACCAAGCCCGAAGGGTTTTCTTTCACCCCGGGCCAGTTTTGCATACTTTCTTTTGACGAATCGTTCGCGGAGTCTCGAGCGTATTCTCTCGCATCGATTCCGAGCGATGCGTTCTTACTGTTTGGGGTGAAGCGGCACGGCGAGTTTTCCTCGCGTCTTCACGCCATGAAAGAAGGAGCGCGTTTGTTCGTAAAGGGGCCGTTCGGCACGTATACGCTGAAGCGGGCGAAGACGAAGGACCTCGCGTTTCTTGCCGGGGGTGTTGGCGTCACACCCTTCTTGGGGATGATTCGTCAGGCGCTCGAGGAAGGGAGGGAGGGCAGGCTATTGCTCATCTACTCAGTGAGGACTCCGCATGAGATCGTTCAAAAAGAAATGATTGATAGCCTTGCCAAAAAGGGCGCAGAGGACGGGCAAGGACCGTTTCGTGTTGTGTATGTGTTTACAAGAGAGGCTCCTTCAGGAGAGCCTGTTGGTCGCTTAGACATTGACCGCTTGAGAGAGGTCGTCTCTGGTTTTACTCTTGCCGAGACGAGTTTTTTCGTGTGCGGCCCAAAACCGTTCATTGCGAGCT